A part of Planococcus sp. MB-3u-03 genomic DNA contains:
- a CDS encoding peptide ABC transporter substrate-binding protein translates to MKKWLVLFLMAMFVFVLAACTASEDAGEDTSSDSGEEGSADSGGEKVLYMNNGEEPTSFDPSIGFNAVSWGALNNLMEGLTRLDESSQPVEATAESIDISEDGLTYTFNIREDANWSNGEPVTAGDFVFAWQHMLDPETASPAAFLAYFIEGAEAYNNGEGAVEDVAISAEDDKTFVVKLTEPTEAFLNIITNPSFFPIHEATATENPDWHTEADSFVGNGPFKLASWSHDEEFVFEKNEEYWDAENVKLDKVHWAMVNDPNTEYQMYEAGELDVSSVPAEMSEQLQDSPELGVMDQAGTYFYRYNVEEEPFTNKKVRQAFAYAVNQDDIVQYVTKNGEKPAYGFVSYGFEGPNGQEFRDEAGELVKFDADKAKQLLEEGMEEEGWDELPPVTISYSTSESHQNIAETLQDQFKTALDVDVELQNVEASVFLTEQKEFKYQLSRSSFLHDYADPVNALESFITDSSMNRTQWSNEEFDKLIADAKAETDSAARWDMLIEAEKILMDEMPIFPIHFYNQVQLQKEGVEGILRHPVGYIDLKTADKN, encoded by the coding sequence ATGAAGAAATGGCTCGTATTGTTCCTGATGGCGATGTTCGTGTTCGTTCTCGCAGCTTGTACAGCAAGCGAAGACGCGGGGGAAGACACAAGCAGCGATTCAGGCGAAGAGGGTTCCGCTGATTCAGGCGGAGAGAAAGTATTGTATATGAATAATGGGGAAGAACCGACTTCGTTCGATCCATCGATCGGCTTCAACGCTGTATCATGGGGCGCTTTGAACAACTTGATGGAAGGTTTGACACGCCTGGATGAATCGTCTCAGCCGGTCGAAGCGACAGCTGAATCGATCGACATCTCTGAAGACGGGTTGACGTACACATTCAATATCCGTGAAGACGCTAACTGGTCGAACGGCGAACCGGTCACAGCCGGCGATTTCGTCTTTGCATGGCAGCATATGTTAGACCCGGAAACAGCTTCTCCGGCAGCTTTCCTTGCTTACTTCATTGAAGGCGCAGAAGCGTATAACAACGGAGAAGGCGCTGTAGAAGATGTTGCGATTTCTGCAGAAGACGACAAGACCTTCGTCGTGAAACTGACGGAACCGACAGAAGCGTTCTTGAACATCATCACAAACCCAAGCTTCTTCCCGATCCACGAAGCGACAGCTACAGAAAACCCGGACTGGCATACAGAAGCGGATAGCTTTGTCGGAAACGGGCCGTTCAAATTGGCTTCCTGGAGCCACGACGAAGAATTCGTCTTCGAGAAGAATGAAGAGTATTGGGATGCTGAAAACGTAAAATTGGATAAAGTCCACTGGGCAATGGTCAACGACCCGAACACGGAATACCAAATGTACGAAGCGGGTGAACTGGACGTATCGAGCGTGCCAGCTGAAATGTCCGAGCAATTGCAGGATTCTCCTGAACTTGGCGTAATGGACCAGGCGGGTACGTATTTCTACCGTTACAATGTGGAAGAAGAGCCATTCACGAACAAAAAAGTCCGCCAAGCATTCGCTTATGCGGTGAACCAGGATGATATCGTCCAATACGTGACGAAAAACGGCGAAAAACCGGCATACGGCTTTGTTTCTTACGGATTTGAAGGCCCGAACGGCCAGGAATTCCGCGACGAAGCAGGCGAATTGGTGAAATTTGACGCTGACAAAGCGAAGCAATTGCTTGAAGAAGGCATGGAAGAAGAAGGCTGGGACGAATTGCCGCCAGTGACGATTTCCTACTCAACAAGCGAATCACACCAGAACATCGCGGAAACATTGCAAGACCAATTCAAGACTGCTTTGGATGTAGATGTTGAACTTCAAAATGTCGAAGCGAGCGTCTTCCTGACAGAGCAAAAAGAATTCAAATACCAATTGTCGCGCAGCTCATTCCTGCACGACTACGCTGACCCGGTCAACGCACTTGAAAGCTTCATCACGGATTCTTCCATGAACCGTACACAATGGTCCAACGAAGAATTCGATAAGCTGATCGCTGACGCAAAAGCGGAAACAGACTCTGCAGCACGTTGGGACATGCTTATCGAAGCAGAAAAAATCCTGATGGACGAAATGCCGATCTTCCCGATCCATTTCTATAACCAAGTCCAGCTGCAAAAAGAAGGCGTCGAAGGTATCCTCCGCCACCCGGTCGGATACATCGACCTGAAAACAGCGGATAAAAACTAA
- a CDS encoding ABC transporter permease, which yields MTQVRDEWFRPSDKSGDEKEAVVRPSLSYWKDAWRRLKQNKLAMLGLIFLALLAVMAIFGPIFSPHSVTTQDLPNQNQPPSATHWFGTDEAGRDVFTRTWYGARISLFVGLMAALIDFVIGIVYGGIAGYKGGKTDGIMMRIIEILYGLPYLLVVILLLVVMGPSLWTIILALTITGWVGMARIVRGQVLQVKNYEFVTASKSFGAKTPRIIRKNLIPNSMGPIIVQMTLTVPSAIFAEAFLSFLGLGIQAPFASWGVMANDALPVIITGDWWRLFFPALFISLTMFAFNVLGDGLQDALDPKMRK from the coding sequence ATGACTCAGGTCCGTGATGAATGGTTCCGCCCTTCCGATAAAAGTGGCGATGAAAAAGAAGCTGTCGTGCGCCCGTCGCTTTCCTATTGGAAAGACGCCTGGCGCAGGCTGAAGCAAAACAAACTGGCGATGCTCGGCCTGATTTTCCTGGCTTTGCTCGCCGTGATGGCGATATTCGGCCCTATTTTCTCGCCGCATTCCGTCACTACGCAAGACTTGCCGAACCAAAACCAGCCGCCAAGCGCGACGCATTGGTTCGGGACCGATGAAGCGGGGCGCGACGTCTTTACCCGCACCTGGTACGGCGCGCGCATTTCCTTATTCGTCGGCTTGATGGCCGCATTGATCGATTTTGTCATTGGCATCGTCTACGGCGGCATCGCCGGCTATAAGGGCGGCAAAACCGACGGCATCATGATGCGCATCATCGAAATCCTTTACGGCTTGCCGTATTTGCTCGTGGTCATCTTACTGCTCGTCGTAATGGGCCCGTCTTTATGGACGATCATCCTCGCGCTCACCATCACAGGCTGGGTCGGCATGGCCCGGATTGTCAGGGGGCAGGTGCTGCAAGTGAAAAACTATGAATTCGTCACGGCATCGAAATCATTCGGGGCGAAGACGCCGCGCATCATCCGCAAGAACTTGATCCCGAACTCGATGGGGCCGATCATCGTGCAGATGACCTTGACTGTACCGAGCGCCATTTTCGCTGAAGCGTTCCTGAGCTTTCTTGGCCTCGGGATCCAGGCGCCGTTTGCAAGTTGGGGCGTCATGGCGAACGACGCTTTGCCGGTCATCATCACCGGCGACTGGTGGCGCTTGTTCTTCCCGGCATTATTTATTTCATTGACGATGTTCGCATTTAACGTACTTGGAGACGGGCTGCAGGATGCACTCGATCCGAAGATGAGGAAGTGA